From Candidatus Thermoplasmatota archaeon, one genomic window encodes:
- a CDS encoding class I SAM-dependent methyltransferase yields the protein EVLKKMLGKHYFEEKDFLPSTLLRRYMEFFKDCKLVLDAGCGNNLLKKYLPNVIGIDTSKYSRADILGNATKLPLKSETFDGLLAKDIIEHLLYPDSTMAELRRILKKGGKIIIETATPYYKHFWDDYTHIRPFTKKSLRSLLLNNDFSILKIECFSSCDLPGFPQIGLRDFGVRLRNILTKGRILRATNIRAFAVKK from the coding sequence CAGAAGTACTGAAAAAAATGCTCGGCAAACATTATTTTGAAGAAAAAGACTTCTTACCGTCTACACTCCTAAGAAGATATATGGAATTTTTTAAGGACTGTAAACTTGTACTTGACGCAGGTTGTGGTAATAATCTATTAAAGAAGTATCTGCCAAACGTTATAGGTATAGACACATCTAAATATTCCAGAGCAGACATTTTAGGCAATGCTACGAAATTACCTTTAAAATCAGAAACTTTCGATGGTTTACTCGCAAAGGATATAATAGAACACTTGCTTTATCCCGACTCTACTATGGCTGAGCTTAGAAGGATTTTGAAAAAAGGTGGAAAAATAATTATAGAAACAGCCACGCCATATTACAAACATTTCTGGGACGATTACACCCATATAAGACCCTTCACTAAAAAATCGCTCCGATCTTTGCTCTTGAACAATGATTTTTCAATATTAAAAATTGAATGTTTTTCAAGCTGCGATTTGCCTGGATTCCCTCAAATAGGACTGAGGGATTTTGGCGTGAGACTTCGTAACATACTTACTAAAGGAAGAATTTTAAGGGCAACAAATATCAGAGCATTTGCTGTAAAAAAATAA